The segment CCGAAATCAACGTCCGCCCGCTGTCATTCTCCGAGTACCGGCCGGCAGTGGACCTGGACGACCGCTCCGCATGGTTTAGCTATCTGACGTACGGCGGCCTTCCGGAATCTGTCGGCTTGATGGACGAGGACAAGACGAGCTACCTTTCGGAATTGATCAGACTCGTGTACATGAGAGACATCGTCGAGAGGAAGAAAGTAAAGATGCCCGATGTGCTGGATGCCGTATTCGACGTGCTGTCGTCGGCGGTGGGGTCGCTGACCAATCCGAACCGCATATCCGACGTGATGCGGAGCCGCAGGATCAGGGTAGACGGGGACACCGTATCCAGCTACATCTCGCATCTTGAGGACGCGTTCCTCTTCGAGAGATCGAAAAGATTCGATCTCAAAGGCAACGAATATATCGACACCCCCTCCAAATACTACGCCGTCGACCTCGGCCTGAGAAATGCCAAACTCGGCTTCAGACAGAACGAGTACAATCACCTCATGGAGAACGCCATCTACAACGAGCTGAGATACAGGGGATACTCCGTAGATGTAGGCGTCATAGGCATCCGGGATTACAAAGACGGGAAAAGGGAATACAGGCAGCTGGAGATCGATTTCGTCGCGAACAAAGGCGGCGACAGGATCTATCTGCAATCCGCGTACAGGATGGACGAGCCAGATAAGCAAAAACAGGAGCTCAGGCCGTTCCTGAAGATGAACGACGCGTTCAGGAAGATAGTGCTGGTGGGGGACGACGTTCCGCCGCATGTGAACGAGAAAGGGATCGTTATAATGAACGTCATAGATTTCATGAAGGACCCCGGAAGCCTGGAGAGAAT is part of the Candidatus Methanomethylophilaceae archaeon genome and harbors:
- a CDS encoding ATP-binding protein, producing the protein MEIRRDRYLERLKRLQFKGGVKIITGLRRSGKSYLIFNLFRCHLLESGVPEGNIIAIALDSIENRHLRSADALYREVTSRITDSSEYYVMIDEIQFAEDFVDFVNGLAGKKNVDLYITGSNSKFLSSDLVTEFRGRGTEINVRPLSFSEYRPAVDLDDRSAWFSYLTYGGLPESVGLMDEDKTSYLSELIRLVYMRDIVERKKVKMPDVLDAVFDVLSSAVGSLTNPNRISDVMRSRRIRVDGDTVSSYISHLEDAFLFERSKRFDLKGNEYIDTPSKYYAVDLGLRNAKLGFRQNEYNHLMENAIYNELRYRGYSVDVGVIGIRDYKDGKREYRQLEIDFVANKGGDRIYLQSAYRMDEPDKQKQELRPFLKMNDAFRKIVLVGDDVPPHVNEKGIVIMNVIDFMKDPGSLERI